The DNA window ATCATCGGCAAATGCAATAAGGAAGCGTGCTCTTTTACTGGAGATGTCTTTATCGACGCCACCGGCACCGCCGGTCCGCCGGCCAATTGCAGCAAGTACGGCAATGGCTGTGCCATGTGCATCCTGCGCTGTCACGCTTTTGGCGGCCGCGTCAGCCTGGCCGCCAAGGCCGGCGTTAAAGAAATGATCGGCCGGAAGGGAGACCAGATCGGCGCCGTGAGCGGTTCGTGCAAATTGCTGAAAGAATCGCTTTCAACCGAAATCCGGAATGAATTGGGCCGGAAGGGCGTGGCCGTCATCCCCATCCCCCCATCCAAAATCATCAGGGGCAAGCTCAACCTGAAAGCCTGCCAGCAATATGCACTGCCGGAGTTTGAAAACAACATTGTCCTGCTGGATACCGGTCATGCCAAGCTGATGTCGCCCTTCTTTCCCCTGGACGCGCTGCGGGAAATACCGGGATTTGAAAACGCCCGCTATGAAGATCCTTACGCCGGCGGACTGGGAAATTCAGTCCGCTATCTCGGCATGTCCCCCCGGGACGACACCCTCAAGGTGGAAGGCATTGAGAACCTGTTCTGCGGCGGAGAAAAGGCCGGGCTGCTGGTGGGGCACACCGAAGCGATCTGTACCGGAACGCTGGCCGGTTACAATGCTGTAAAATATATCAAGGGGAGAAAGCCCATAGTTCTGCCGCCCGCACTGGCGGTCGGCGATGCCATTCAGTATGTCCGGTCCCAGATGAAAACCGAGGCGGGTCTCGGCTTAAAATACACCTTCTCCGGCTCCGTGTTTCTGGAGCGTATGAAAGAGAAAGGACTTTATACAACGGATACGAAAAAGGTAACCCAACGGGTTGAAAAAGCCGGAACAGCAAATATTTTCAGCTAAGCTTCAAAATATTGATATGTCAGAAATATAAGATATCCAAACCATTGTTGCAACCGAAAAGTTATCCCAAACTTTAAGACTAAACGTTTTCGGTTTAGACAACCGGATGGAGGCAGTAAAAATGAATTATAAGGTGTTGGGACGGACAGGGGTTCTGGTTTCCGAATTGTGTTTCGGCACCATGAGTTTCGGCGGTGATGCGGATGAACAGGAATCCGCCCGCATGTTCACGCGCTGCCGCGATGCCGGCGTTAATTTTTTTGATTGCGCCAATAACTACAACAAGGGCAAATCCGAGGAAATTCTGGGCCGGCTGATCAGCGGTTGCCGCGACGAGGTCGTGATAACGTCCAAGGCAACCCAGCGGACCGGCAAGGATATCAACGCCCTGGGGTCTTCACGACTCCATATCATGCTTGAAGTGGAAAAAAGCCTGAAACGCCTCGGGACCGATCGGATCGACATCTACCTTATTCACCACTTTGATCGCCTGACCCCCATCGACGAAAGCCTGCGCGCCCTCGATGATCTGGTGCGCCAGGGCAAAGTGCTCTATATCGGGGCCAGCAACTGGGCGGCCTGGCAAAACGCCAAAGCGCTGGGGATCTCCGCCAGAGAAGGCCTGGCCCGGTTTGAGTGTATCGAACCCATGTATAATCTGGTCAAAAGGCAGGCTGAAGTTGAAATTTTACCCATGGCGCAGTCTGAAAATTTAGGTGTTATCGTATACAGTCCCCTTGCCGGCGGTTTATTGTCAGGTAAATATTCCGAGGGTAGCAACGAGACGGCGGGCCGAATCACCCAAAAAGGCAGCTACATAAAACGGTACAGCGATCCGGTTTACTTCGAAATTGCGAACCGATTGAACCATTTTGCCAAAGAGGTCCAAACGCATCCCGCCACCTTGGCAATCAGTTGGGTCCGAACGCACCCGGCGATAACAGCGCCCATCATCGGGGCCCGTAATGTATCCCAGCTTGAACCTTCTCTGGCTGCGGCCGACTTTAACATGACGCCTGACCTGCGCGCTGAAATATCCAAACTGTCGGTTCAGCCGCCCAATGCAACCGACCGGCTGGAGGAAGTCATCGATCCAAACTTTTACTTCCGCAGCCGATAACAAAATCCAATGGATCAGGAATTCTGTGGGATAACGATCGACACGATGGATCCAATGGCCGCCAAATATAATGAAATGGTAGGAAATTCGTGAGGGGTTGCCAGAAGACCGAATATGATACCTAAAATTCCTATGATTAATAAAATTTGAAATGCTTGGAGCCGCGATGCATGGAAAAATAAAGAAAGGGGCTTAAGGTTTGTACCTTCCGCAAAACGCAGTCAAGGATACCGCCACATCAGGAAACGTGCGAAGCAGTTGGTTATCAACGGTTATCAGGGGAACTTTCAAATCATTTGCAGCAGCGACGAATTCACAATCATAGGCTGAACATTTACTTCCTGAAGCAAGCCTTAATACTTCATAAGATGAAATCTCATATTCTCGACCCTCCATCAATTCCAATGCACCTTTCATAATGTTCTGAGCCTGGTCCAAGCGGATGATATTTTTTCGCATATAGAGAGCCAGTACATTTCGCAGTTCACTGCGCCAGATAATCGGGGCCGCCCAATCACTGTTTTTCTTTAGGGCGCGTTCGGCCAGGACGGATTGATCGCTTGACAGAAATAGATAGCCGATAACATTCGTGTCAACTACAATCATCGCCGCCCTTCAGATTTAGCACGGTTGAATTCTGTATCGCGGATCGGATGCCCGGCAGTCAGTTCCCTTAAGTGCCGAGCATTTTCAAGGACCTTTGCGGGATCTACTCGACGACTTGCTACTACATGCTCAATACATACGATAATCTCGTTATTAATAGACCTTCTGTTGGTCCCGGCAACTGCCTTCAAGCGCTCATACAGGTTATCCGGTATATTCTTTACCGTCACCGTTGCCATATAATACACCTCCAATGGTTTCGATATGGAACCATTGTGAAACCATTTAAATGTTTTTGTCAAGTCAAAAATATTCTATCAGACCCGAAACAGATCCGTGCTGATATAGCGCTCGCCGGTGCTGGCCAAAATGGCAACGATCATTTTACCTCGGGAAGTTTCCCGCTTGGCAACCTGGAGCGCAGCCCAGGCAGCCGCACCGGAAGAAATTCCGCAGAGCAGTCCCTCTTTATCCGCCAGATCCCTGGCCGTTTGGAAGGCATCCTCGTTTTGTACGGTAACCACTTCATCGACAAGTGATCTATCCAGGACTTCGGGAACAAACCCGGCCCCGATCCCCTGAATTTTGTGAGGCCCCGGTTTGCCGCCGGAAAGGATCGGCGAAGCCGCCGGCTCGACGGCAACCGCCTTGAAGCCCGGCTTTCTGGATTTAATGACCTGGGCCACCCCGGTAATGGTGCCGCCGGTCCCGACGCCGGCAATGAGAATATCGGCCCTTCCCTCCGTGTCGCGCCAAATCTCCTCGGCGGTGGTTTCACGGTGTATTTTCGGATTGGCCGGATTTTTAAACTGGTCCGGCATGAAGGCATCTTTTTGGGACGACAGGATCTTTTCGGCTTCGGCAATCGCAGCTTTCATGCCGCCGGCTCCGGGAGTGAGCACCAGCTCAGCGCCCAGGTGCGTTAACAGCTTGCGTCTTTCCTGGCTCATGGTTTCCGGCATGGTCAGACACAGGCGATACCCTTTGGCGGCGCAGATAAACGCCAGGGCAATGCCGGTGTTGCCGCTGGTGGGCTCAACAATCAGGGTCTGGGGGCCGATGCGCCCCTCCAGTTCGGCCGCATCGATCATGGCGGCTGCGATGCGGTCTTTGACACTCCCCAAAGGATTGAAAAACTCCAGCTTTGCGTACACCTCCGCATCAAGCCCTTCGGCCAACCGGTTTAAACGAACCATCGGCGTCATACCGATGGTATGGTCTATTCTGGAAAATAGTTTCATGGTTGTCTCCTTATTTAAATATCAGTCGCGGCGTTTCCATCATCACGGTGGTGTCCGGCGGGACCGATTCGGTCAGCCAGACATTGCCGCCGATAATCGAGCGCGTCCCGATAACCGTATTTCCCCCCAGAATCGTCGCCCCCGAATAAATCACCACGTCATCTTCAATGGTCGGGTGCCGTTTGGTGCCCCGCAATTGGTCTCCGGCGCCCTTGGGGACCGACAGGGCCCCCAGGGTGACCCCCTGATAAACCCGCACGTTCTTTCCGATCACGGTGGTCTCACCGATGACCACGCCGGTGCCGTGATCAATGACAAAACTCTCGCCGATCTCAGCCCCCGGATGGATGTCGATGCCGGTCAGGCTGTGGGCGTGCTCCGTCATAATGCGCGGCAGCAGCGGCACCCCGTTTTCAAAGAGCTTATGGGCAATCCGGTAAACCGTGATGGCAAACAGACCGGGATAGCTGAAAATAATTTCATCATAACTTTTGGCAGCCGGATCGCCCTCATAGGTTGCCCGTACGTCCGTGGCAAGGATCCTGCGGATGGCGGGGATCGCGTCGATGAAACTCAGCGTAATCTCTTGGCCGCGCTCGCCGCAATCGCTGCAGGGCTGATTGTAACGGAAACAGTCATGCCGGATGCTGTTGACAACCTGCTCGGACAGCAGGTCATACAGCACGGATACCGTCTGACCCATCTTGTATTTCAGATTGACCGGATCCAGTTTTTCTTTTGTGAAATACCCCGGGAAAAATATTTCCCGCGACTTGTGAATAATTTCAACCACCGAGCCGTTTGAGGGGATCGGCTCATCATCTATGTGGGTATAACATTCGGTGTCATGACTGCTTTTGATTATCTTTTCGGCTTTTTCCGGCAGCCGCCGGCGAAAATCTGAAGATGCCGCTGCTTCTAATTTGCAGGTTTCCTGTGATTTTTGGTGGTCGTCCATTTTGTCTTCTCCGAAAAAATAGTCTCTTAAACAGGGAGCGGCATCCGTCCTTGATAGGTCAAGGGCCTGTCTGTTTCAGCAGGACCTGCCGATCATGAAAATACCGTAGGTGGCGAACAGATCCGGCATCACGCTGACGATGCTCCCGCTTTTATCCTGGCTGTTGGTGTTGATGGCGCTTTCCTTTATAATCTTAAACCCGACCTCCCTTGAAAACTTTCTGAAATCCTTGAGGGTGATCACCCGGATATTGGGTGTATCATACCATTCATACGGCAGCTGCTTGGATACGGGCGCATACCCGGTCAGAAGCAGCTGCAGCCGGATACGCCAGTGACTGAAATTGGGGAAACTGACAATTCCCCGACTGCCGACACGCAGCAGCTCCTGGAGCAGGGAGGCGGGCTCGTAAACCTGCTGCAGGGTTTGACTTAAAATAACATAGTCGAAGGAATTGTCGGCATAGTCTAAAATCTCCGCATTGATGTCGCCGTGAAGGACGGACAGACCTTTTTCAATGGCATGGGCCACGCGGGACTCCAGCCGTTCAATTCCGGTTCCCACTACCTGTTTGTTTTTCTCAAGATAATGCAGCAGATCGCCCCCGCCGCAGCCCAGGTCCAGGACCCTGGCGCCCGGTTCAATCCAGGAAGCGATTATCTGGAGATCATAGCGCATGCCGTTATTTACGAATTTGACTGCTGGCACTTTCTAAAAAACCCCTTATCAATGAATTCAGCCGCGGGCTGGGAAGCAGAAAAGCGTCATGGCCCCATTCGGCTTCGATTTCACAAAAGCTGACATCCAGGTTGTTCTTTTTCATCGCTTTCACCATGGCTTTGGATTGGTACGTCGGGTAAAGCCAGTCGGACGTAAACGATACCACCAGAAACTTGGCGCCTGTCCTGGAAAAGGCCTTGACGCCGGACCCGTCGCCATATTGTTTTTCCAGGTCGTAATAGTCTGCGGCCTTGGTAATGTATAAAAAAGAGTTGGCGTCAAAACGATCCACAAACTTTGTACCCTGATGCCGCAGATAGCTTTCCACCTCAAAATCGGCGTCAAAATGAAAGGAAAGATCGCTTTTGTTCTGCAGCCTGCGGCCGAATTTATGCCGCATGGACTCGTCCGACAGATAGGTGATATGCCCGATCATGCGCGCAACCGCCAGCCCGTGGTTCGGCTTCTGCCCGGCGTAATAGTTGCCGTTATTCCAGTCCGGATCCGCCATGATGGCCTGGCGGGCCACTTCGTTAAACGCGATGGCAAGGGCGGAGTGCCGGGTGGTGGATGCCAGCGGAATGGCGGAAAGCACCATTTGCGGATAGCGCACGCACCATTCCAGGACCTGCATGCCGCCGATGGAGCCGCCCACCACCGACAGTATTTTCCGGATCCCCAGATGATCCATCAGCGCTTTTTGGGCTTTGACCATATCGCCGATGGTGACAAAGGGAAATTCAGGTCCATAGGGTGTGTTCGTGGCGGGATTAATGCTCCCGGGGCCGGTGGTGCCCATGCAGCTTCCCAGGATATTGGAGCAGACCACGAAATATTTATCGGTATCAATCCCTTTGCCCGGCCCCACCATGATGTCCCACCAGCCGGGCTTTGCATCGGCTGTGTCGTAATAGCCGGCGACATGGGAATCACCGGACAGGGCGTGACAAATCAGGACGGCATTATCCTTTTCGTTGTTGAGTTCGCCATAGGTTTCATAAGCAATCGTCACCGGTCCGAGTTTGGCGCCGCTTTCAAGGGTCATAATATCAGCCGGCCCGGCGGTCGTAAAGAATTTCTTCTCAACGATGCCGACGGAAATACCGTCTTTGTCGTGTTCGATATATTCACTCATTTCTTCGTACTGTCCAGAGCCTGGCCGATATCGTCACAAATGTCTTCCACCGCTTCGATCCCCACCGACAACCGCACCAGATCGGGGGTGATTCCGCCTGCAAGCTGCTGCGCCTCGCTGAGCTGTGAATGGGTGGTGCTGGCCGGATGAATCGCCAGGCTCTTGGCATCACCGACATTGGCCAGATGCGATATCAGTCCCAGGCTGTTGATAAATTTTTCACCACCCTTTCTGCCGCCGGACACACCGAACACCACCATTCCGCCGAATCCGTTCTTAAATTGTCGGGAGGCATTTTCATAGGCCGGATCGGATTCGAGGCCGGGGTAGCGGACCCATTTTACCAGCGGGTGCTCTCTGAGATATCGGGCGACCTTTTCGGCATTGCTGCAATGGCGCTGCATTCTGACCGAAAGGGTTTCAATTCCCTGCAGGAACATCCAGGCATTGTCCGGGCTGATACAGGCGCCCAGATTTCTAAGGGGCACCAGCCGCATGCGCAGGATAAACGCCAGGGGGTTGAGATCCCCCAAGTCATGGGCATATTTTAAATTATGATAAGATTCGTCCGGCTGGTTGTAAAGCCGGAACTTCGGGTCCGTCCAGTCGAATGTCCCGCTGTCCACAACAATGCCGCCGATCCCGGTTCCATGACCGCCCAGCCATTTGGTCAGGGAGTGAACCACGATGTCGGCGCCATGCGCGATGGGCCGGAAAAGATAGGGCGTCGTAAACGTGGAATCCAGCACCAGGGGGAGATGGTGCTTTTGAGCCACCTTTGAAATTTCGCTGATGTTTGCTACGTCAAGGGTGGGGTTCCCGATGGTTTCGGCAAAAATCATGCGGGTTTTGTCCGTGATCGCTTTTTCAAAATTGGCCGGTTCCAGCGGGTTTACAAACCGGACGGTAATCCCCATTTCCGGCAGGATATTGTTGAACATGGTATAGGTGCCGCCGTAAAGATTGTCGGCGGACACCACCTCGTCGCCAAGGCCGCAGATATTGATAACGGAATAAAATATGGCCGACGTGCCCGATGCCAGCGCCAGGGCGGCTGCGCCGCCTTCCAGTGCGGCCATCCGTTTTTCAAGGACGTCGTGGGTGGGGTTCATCAGGCGGGTGTAAATATTGCCCAATTCACTGAGTCCGAACAGATTGGCCGCGTGCCGGGTATCGCGAAAAACATACGAACTGGTTCGATAGAGCGGAACGCCCCGGGAAAGGGTCTCGTCAATTGCCGCGCCGGCATGCAGCGCCAGGGTATCAAACTGATATTTCTGTTCCATTTTCTGTCTCCTTATTTCATGTCGTGCCTGCCATTTGTCGGGGAAAACGGCCGCTTTCACTGATACCTGAGTTAAATCAAAACCGCAAAAAATACCCGCGCTTTTGAATGTGATAAAAAGCCTTTTTTAGCTGGATATAAGGGAATCGGTAGAAGCGGTGGCTGTGGATTATATCATGTCGGTCAGGACCTCACAGGTTCGGCAAATCTCCATTTTCTCTCTCCAGTTCTTATGAGGTGTCCCTTCACAAATGGTACCATTAATAAACCAGCAAAGTTTGCCGGAGCGAAATTCCCAGGCCGGACATTTCTTCTTCTGACCGGGCGGGCATTTTTTGATGGACCAGCAGGGTTTTTGGCGGGCTTGGCCGTCGCGTGCGCGTGAAAGTAGAAAATAGAGTTGTCTCTCAACATGGGTGGGAATGGTCCGCCACCCCTGTTCATAACTATGGATCGCTTTCAGCGAAGTTCCCATAAGTTCAGCCATCTGTTTTTGCGTCTTTTTCAGTTTTTTTCGAAATTGCGAAAATTCTTTGCTGTCCACCGTCGCCTCCGTAATGATGATATTTGATTAATATTGACCATACCACATGGTGACATTATCTTGTCAACAAAAAAAACGGTCGACCGTACATTTTGTGGTAGTTTCGGACCGATTTTTTTCTCAAACACGTCGAATCAGATATTATCCAGGTCCGGTGTTAAATCAATCCCATACTTTTTCATACGGTTCCAAACCGTTACACGATTCACTCCCAGGATTCGGGCCGCCTGGGACTGATTGCCTTTGCTCCGGCGTAATGCCGTAACCAGAGCTTTTTTTTCAGCTTCGTCTTTTCGACCGGGCACAACAAACGACCCCGTTTTTTGCCCCGCGCCATTTCTGATCTGAAGGGGCAAATGTTCCGGCTTTACCAACCCCTTGGCAGAGACAACAAAGGCATATTCCAGCGCGCTTTTCAACTCCCTGACATTTCCGGGCCAATGATAGGCCATGAAAAGGCCCATCGCTTCCGCTGACAGTCCGGCAATACTCTTTTCGGTTCGGGTGTGCAGTTGCTGGATGAAGTGATTCACCAGCAGGGGAATATCTTCTCGTCGATCCCGCAGCGGAGGGATGTGGATCGGAATCACATTGATACGGAAAAAAAAGTCCTCTCTGAACTTTTTTTGCGCCATCAGTTCACCCAGGTCCTTATTTGTCGCCGTAATGATCCTGACATCCACTGAAATGGGCCGGTGGTCGCCCACCCGATCAAACTGCTTGGTTTCCAGAACCCGCAGCAGCTTCACCTGAATGGAAAGCGGCACATCGCCGATCTCATCTAAAAAGAAATCCCCGCCGTCGGCAGCCTCAAAACGCCCGAGACGATGGCGGTAAGCTCCGGTAAAGGCGCCTTTGATGTGGCCGAACAGCTCGCTTTCCAGCAGCGACTCATTTAATGCGGTACAATTGAGTTGGACGAAAGGTCCTTTTTTTCTTCTGCCCAGATGATGAATGGCAAGCGCCACCAGTTCCTTGCCTGTACCGCTTTCACCATAAATGATAACCGGCGCATCGCTTTGAGCGGCTTTGGGAATCACATCAAACACGTTCTGCATGGCCGCCGATTTGCCGACAAGGCCGTGAAACCCGCTGCCTTCATCCATCTGCCGGGTAAGAAGATCGAGTTCCTGGTCCAACCGGTTTAATTCTGATATATCCGTGAGTGTTTCAACCGCCCCCAGATTCGCGTTATCGTCATCTTTTAATAACGAAGCGTTTTTTATTATCTGCAGGTAGGTACCGTCCTTTTTCATTACCAGGCAGTTTTTGGTAATATCTTTTCCGCCGGCAAACAGGGTGCACCAGTGACCATTGCCTGCTTGCAACGTAATTTCACAGCCGTCACAATTGAGCATTTTACAGGACCTTCCCAGCACCTCTTCAGATGAATATCCGGTCAGGCACTCAAATGAGTGGTTTACCATCAGAATCGTTCCATCCGGGCTGATTACCAGCAAGCCTTCATTCATGGTGTTGATAATTTTTTTCCAGTAGCGGTTTGATTCAAGATCTTTCATCATTTTCCTTTATCATGTGTTTAAACATATTTAAGCAAGTGTTTAAATACCATTAAACATGTATCCTGGCAAGCGTTCTGTAATTTTTTTTAAATATTTTTAAATATATTGATATCAAAATGTTATGATGTTTATGGCTTAAGCTTTATTTAAGCGGCATATCAATTGCAAATCATATCGCACCAAACGTTCACTAAAAGTTTCCGGATATTTCGATGGGTGCAACCGTAAGATTGGATCTTGTCAATTTAATTTCACCGCTGGGGCTGCTCAAATGTAAAAGCGCCCTGAACAAAATGAATAGCGGAGATCTGTTGGAGGTATCGCTGCAGGACCCCGAAGTTTTCAAAAATATTATAAAGATCATTGAACCGTCTCATGACCAGGTGGTTCGAACCGACAGGGAAAACGGCTGCTTTCGCCTTTTTATCGAAAAAGGATGATGTTGTCGCATGACCCTACCGGTCCCATTTCCACAGACGGATTCACGCTCAAAGGCAACCATTATCGTCAACAAACAGGAGTTTTCTATGGAGATGAATAGAAGGCGCTTTCTAAAAATATCCGGGGCGCTGGCTGCGACACCGCTACTGAATCAGGCTCGCACCGCCCATGCTGAAAAAGTGCCGGCTTTATCCACAGAATCATATGGGTCTCTGGTGGACACAACCCTGTGCGTCGGCTGCCGCCAGTGCGAACAGGCCTGCAACCAACGCCACGGCTTGGCCAAACCGCATGAATCGTTTAGTGAAATGACGGTTCTGGAAAAAGAAAGGCGGATGGATGAAACCACCTATACCGTGGTCAACAAGTATTACCCCAAAACCATCGGTTCCCTG is part of the Desulfobacterales bacterium genome and encodes:
- a CDS encoding homoserine O-acetyltransferase; protein product: MSEYIEHDKDGISVGIVEKKFFTTAGPADIMTLESGAKLGPVTIAYETYGELNNEKDNAVLICHALSGDSHVAGYYDTADAKPGWWDIMVGPGKGIDTDKYFVVCSNILGSCMGTTGPGSINPATNTPYGPEFPFVTIGDMVKAQKALMDHLGIRKILSVVGGSIGGMQVLEWCVRYPQMVLSAIPLASTTRHSALAIAFNEVARQAIMADPDWNNGNYYAGQKPNHGLAVARMIGHITYLSDESMRHKFGRRLQNKSDLSFHFDADFEVESYLRHQGTKFVDRFDANSFLYITKAADYYDLEKQYGDGSGVKAFSRTGAKFLVVSFTSDWLYPTYQSKAMVKAMKKNNLDVSFCEIEAEWGHDAFLLPSPRLNSLIRGFLESASSQIRK
- a CDS encoding FAD-dependent oxidoreductase: IIGKCNKEACSFTGDVFIDATGTAGPPANCSKYGNGCAMCILRCHAFGGRVSLAAKAGVKEMIGRKGDQIGAVSGSCKLLKESLSTEIRNELGRKGVAVIPIPPSKIIRGKLNLKACQQYALPEFENNIVLLDTGHAKLMSPFFPLDALREIPGFENARYEDPYAGGLGNSVRYLGMSPRDDTLKVEGIENLFCGGEKAGLLVGHTEAICTGTLAGYNAVKYIKGRKPIVLPPALAVGDAIQYVRSQMKTEAGLGLKYTFSGSVFLERMKEKGLYTTDTKKVTQRVEKAGTANIFS
- the metW gene encoding methionine biosynthesis protein MetW gives rise to the protein MRYDLQIIASWIEPGARVLDLGCGGGDLLHYLEKNKQVVGTGIERLESRVAHAIEKGLSVLHGDINAEILDYADNSFDYVILSQTLQQVYEPASLLQELLRVGSRGIVSFPNFSHWRIRLQLLLTGYAPVSKQLPYEWYDTPNIRVITLKDFRKFSREVGFKIIKESAINTNSQDKSGSIVSVMPDLFATYGIFMIGRSC
- a CDS encoding type II toxin-antitoxin system VapC family toxin — its product is MIVVDTNVIGYLFLSSDQSVLAERALKKNSDWAAPIIWRSELRNVLALYMRKNIIRLDQAQNIMKGALELMEGREYEISSYEVLRLASGSKCSAYDCEFVAAANDLKVPLITVDNQLLRTFPDVAVSLTAFCGRYKP
- a CDS encoding serine acetyltransferase gives rise to the protein MDDHQKSQETCKLEAAASSDFRRRLPEKAEKIIKSSHDTECYTHIDDEPIPSNGSVVEIIHKSREIFFPGYFTKEKLDPVNLKYKMGQTVSVLYDLLSEQVVNSIRHDCFRYNQPCSDCGERGQEITLSFIDAIPAIRRILATDVRATYEGDPAAKSYDEIIFSYPGLFAITVYRIAHKLFENGVPLLPRIMTEHAHSLTGIDIHPGAEIGESFVIDHGTGVVIGETTVIGKNVRVYQGVTLGALSVPKGAGDQLRGTKRHPTIEDDVVIYSGATILGGNTVIGTRSIIGGNVWLTESVPPDTTVMMETPRLIFK
- a CDS encoding O-acetylhomoserine aminocarboxypropyltransferase/cysteine synthase is translated as MEQKYQFDTLALHAGAAIDETLSRGVPLYRTSSYVFRDTRHAANLFGLSELGNIYTRLMNPTHDVLEKRMAALEGGAAALALASGTSAIFYSVINICGLGDEVVSADNLYGGTYTMFNNILPEMGITVRFVNPLEPANFEKAITDKTRMIFAETIGNPTLDVANISEISKVAQKHHLPLVLDSTFTTPYLFRPIAHGADIVVHSLTKWLGGHGTGIGGIVVDSGTFDWTDPKFRLYNQPDESYHNLKYAHDLGDLNPLAFILRMRLVPLRNLGACISPDNAWMFLQGIETLSVRMQRHCSNAEKVARYLREHPLVKWVRYPGLESDPAYENASRQFKNGFGGMVVFGVSGGRKGGEKFINSLGLISHLANVGDAKSLAIHPASTTHSQLSEAQQLAGGITPDLVRLSVGIEAVEDICDDIGQALDSTKK
- a CDS encoding aldo/keto reductase; the encoded protein is MNYKVLGRTGVLVSELCFGTMSFGGDADEQESARMFTRCRDAGVNFFDCANNYNKGKSEEILGRLISGCRDEVVITSKATQRTGKDINALGSSRLHIMLEVEKSLKRLGTDRIDIYLIHHFDRLTPIDESLRALDDLVRQGKVLYIGASNWAAWQNAKALGISAREGLARFECIEPMYNLVKRQAEVEILPMAQSENLGVIVYSPLAGGLLSGKYSEGSNETAGRITQKGSYIKRYSDPVYFEIANRLNHFAKEVQTHPATLAISWVRTHPAITAPIIGARNVSQLEPSLAAADFNMTPDLRAEISKLSVQPPNATDRLEEVIDPNFYFRSR
- a CDS encoding Arc family DNA-binding protein, coding for MATVTVKNIPDNLYERLKAVAGTNRRSINNEIIVCIEHVVASRRVDPAKVLENARHLRELTAGHPIRDTEFNRAKSEGRR
- a CDS encoding sulfurtransferase TusA family protein, which encodes MGATVRLDLVNLISPLGLLKCKSALNKMNSGDLLEVSLQDPEVFKNIIKIIEPSHDQVVRTDRENGCFRLFIEKG
- a CDS encoding helix-turn-helix domain-containing protein, coding for MDSKEFSQFRKKLKKTQKQMAELMGTSLKAIHSYEQGWRTIPTHVERQLYFLLSRARDGQARQKPCWSIKKCPPGQKKKCPAWEFRSGKLCWFINGTICEGTPHKNWREKMEICRTCEVLTDMI
- a CDS encoding sigma 54-interacting transcriptional regulator, which translates into the protein MKDLESNRYWKKIINTMNEGLLVISPDGTILMVNHSFECLTGYSSEEVLGRSCKMLNCDGCEITLQAGNGHWCTLFAGGKDITKNCLVMKKDGTYLQIIKNASLLKDDDNANLGAVETLTDISELNRLDQELDLLTRQMDEGSGFHGLVGKSAAMQNVFDVIPKAAQSDAPVIIYGESGTGKELVALAIHHLGRRKKGPFVQLNCTALNESLLESELFGHIKGAFTGAYRHRLGRFEAADGGDFFLDEIGDVPLSIQVKLLRVLETKQFDRVGDHRPISVDVRIITATNKDLGELMAQKKFREDFFFRINVIPIHIPPLRDRREDIPLLVNHFIQQLHTRTEKSIAGLSAEAMGLFMAYHWPGNVRELKSALEYAFVVSAKGLVKPEHLPLQIRNGAGQKTGSFVVPGRKDEAEKKALVTALRRSKGNQSQAARILGVNRVTVWNRMKKYGIDLTPDLDNI
- the cysK gene encoding cysteine synthase A, whose protein sequence is MKLFSRIDHTIGMTPMVRLNRLAEGLDAEVYAKLEFFNPLGSVKDRIAAAMIDAAELEGRIGPQTLIVEPTSGNTGIALAFICAAKGYRLCLTMPETMSQERRKLLTHLGAELVLTPGAGGMKAAIAEAEKILSSQKDAFMPDQFKNPANPKIHRETTAEEIWRDTEGRADILIAGVGTGGTITGVAQVIKSRKPGFKAVAVEPAASPILSGGKPGPHKIQGIGAGFVPEVLDRSLVDEVVTVQNEDAFQTARDLADKEGLLCGISSGAAAWAALQVAKRETSRGKMIVAILASTGERYISTDLFRV